The genomic stretch AGTAAAATCAATTTAATGTTCGAACTATACACTACCTAAAAGTAGGCTAATCTAATGTTTAATAATAGTTCAGAGTCTTAAAAGGAAACTGATTTTATAGAGTTGAATTTGtcatacaaaagtaaaaaaataccaAATTGTTGTATGactaaatgaaatttcaggtcgAGAAACGTTATTCAATATACAGAAGGGCCCAGCTGATGACTGGTTTGTAAAGTTTTTTAGTCGCCATCCAAACCTAGCACAAAGGAAACCGGAGAATATGGATAAAGCTAAAATGTCCATGTCTTCAAAAAAGATGCTTGACGAGTTCTTTCCCTTTCTAGAAGGTGTACTGGATAAATATGGAATACGAGACAAACCTCACAGGGTAtagacttttattatatacctatataaattctgtaaaaaaaatcggcttgtatttcacaattaaatatgaagagacagacaaaaattccgtattgtaccttttaaattccgtattgtaccttccgtattgcatgctgccggactattttcattaatatgcatgatccgatacattactataaatagcgcacataaaaaacttcactaagtcCCATCTAATATCGATAagcattgaagatttcgttcaagaacagaacaagaatcaaaatggtaaaggtatataataaaagggtcattataacagtagccagatctgggactttgtattccgCTCTCGTGGactttgcaaggtcggatcacactcggcgcttgcgcgcctcgtaaGATCCGATCTAGAAAAATCCACTCACCCGGATTATTTTTCAGCTAGGactgtttgaaaaatatagacTTACACAAtataaaggggcctccgtggccgagtggttaaggtcgctgacttcaaatcacttgcccctcatcgatgtgggttcgagcctcactcggggcgttgaattcttcatgtgaggaagccatccagctggcttacggaaggtcggtggttctacccaggtgcccgctcgtgttgaaataatgcacggaggggcacctggggtcttcctccaccattaaagctggaaagtcgccatatgacctatcatgtgtcggtgcgacgttaaatccaacaaaacaaacaaatacacaatataaGATTTTCACCATTTTGACACTCCAACACCGTCCAGTTGTCAAGGTTGTTAAATTCAAATCACTGTAACGTCTCACTGATACAGGGCTGTGGGTTCGAGCCCAGTTACAGACCATGTCTCTTTATGAGAGAAAGTAAGCAGTTTCGTACGGAAGACTGGAGTTTACACAGGAACGATAGTATGACTTTGATtgataaaaggggcataacctaAATATTTGTCCGTGCGTTCTTCTAGAATAACagttttaactgctaaatttAACCAGTTACTGTATTAAATATCTGTCTGTTCTATTCTGCTATGCTAAACATTTGTAGATTTTCAACTGCGATGAAACAGGATTCACAGGAAAAGAAGCTCCACGGGCAAAAGTAATCGGACCCCGCGGTGGACACCTGTTCAGACGTAAAACAGTTTCTGCTGACCATGTGACAGCTCACCTATGCGTTTCAGCAGATGGACATTTTTTACCACCTGCAATAATTTACAAGGTGCTAataatgttgtaatattttcatataagaGTGTTCAGTCAGTTAATATCGtacaagtatttttttcacttaaatttgtattgattcaaaagaaaaaaatatgtgtaatttatgcaggtggtcaaaatgttttgaaaaatatggcatactTTCTCTCGCAGGGATCATTACCACATCAGCACTACAAAGACAGCGTCCCATCCTCATGGCACTTCGGTCACAGTGAAAATGGCTATATGGACCGTGATCTTTTTCACAAGTGGTTTGTCAACGTGTTTGTCCCTAACTGCGGCAGAGAGAGACCCGTAATACTTGTAATGGACAATCATGACTCTCATATAAGTATCGCTGTCATTGAGAAGGCAATATCAGAGGGTATTGTGCTTCTTGGTCTGCCTGGGCATTCCACTCATATCCTGCAACCTTTAGACGTCAATGTAAGTTAATATTTTATCTGCGGGCTAACTTATTGTCtgctataaaaaaataaatacttcttaGATTCAATGACATAAACTCGCACGATTAATCTACGTCAATTCCTTTAGTTCCTGGTAAtgtaattaatacaaaaatgtattgaaaatgctGAAACATTTATTCCAGATAAATGATATAAAACTGCTCATTTAATCTAAGACATAGCTGTATTatgatttgttttgtaattagTATAATTAATGATATTCTATTTCAGATTATATCACCGCTGAAAGACGCGTACACGAAAGTGGCAGCCGGTCTTGGCTACTTAAATACCGCTGTCAGTGTTGGGAAAGCCAAGTTTCCGGTCGTCTTAAAGCATGCAATGGACAAGATTGCGCCAGCTACCATAGTCAACGGTTTCGCTAAAACTGGCATCTGTCCGTTCAGTCCTTCTGTGATAGACACGTCACAGATAGTAGAACCGACTTTCAGAGACGACGCAAACGGAGGTACTAATTGTAATGCTAAGttttatatatctaaaatgaGTGCTAATTTTAAATGCCTTTTTAGCTCCACAATCAAAACACATATTTACGGTGAAAATAAACGATATCGTCATTTGAAAAACATTGAGAATTTATGTCAATCCTCTTAAGTTTAGCTATGCagttatatttatatgatttgtAGGACCAGATGAGCCTGAGGTGAGGACCTGTGGTACCTGTGGGTCTTACATTACTAACCCATTGGTGAGAAGAGGACTCATTTCAAATTCACTGGCAAACATTCTGGTACCCCCTCCCACAGAACCACAGAATAAACAGCAGAAAAGAACATGGGTTGTAGCCGAGGGCAGACTTATCAGCGGCAATGATATGCTGAGTCAGCTAAAGGTAAACATGTTTGAAAGTATTTAGTAATTTGTTACTCATATCATCAATCCCACTGTAATTAGTGTagttgcaatttttaaaacatacgTACCTTTCTCCCTACTAACTAAGGATTTAAATAACATATTAGAAGCATCAATATGGATAAAAACTATACTTTATGATATTCAAGGAGAAGGAAGAACTTGCTGAAAAAAAGAAGAGTGAatcagaaaaaaggaaaatggaaatgaaaagaaaactgaaagaagaagATGATAGGATGAAAAAGATAAAgagaatgaaagaaaaagaagaaagagaagCTAGAAAGCTAAAGGACAAAGAAATGAAAAGTATtaggaaacagaaaaaaaaggaaGAGCAAGAACGAAAACAGAAGGAGAAGGTATGATTTGCTTGATATTGACTTTTTTTCTAAAGGGACTTCTAAATTACATGTTGTGTGATATATGCGTAACTTACATAACAAATTTACGTTTTTAAATACTAATTTTACTACTAGGACGGTATATTACATGTTTATCAAATCCAATCATTTCTTAAGTTTTATCTAGTTCAAGTGGTCTTTAATTGGGCAAAAACATAAGATATACGAAATCAAtactttttcaatacttttttatgAATAATC from Mercenaria mercenaria strain notata unplaced genomic scaffold, MADL_Memer_1 contig_4674, whole genome shotgun sequence encodes the following:
- the LOC128554050 gene encoding uncharacterized protein LOC128554050; amino-acid sequence: MNGDLPPIPYTVKNMPKQCTEDQLKLALSAVRQKKMKIKTAARLYNVPKSTLFDKVKGTYIGKQRGPARQLLPDEEESLKGPADDWFVKFFSRHPNLAQRKPENMDKAKMSMSSKKMLDEFFPFLEGVLDKYGIRDKPHRIFNCDETGFTGKEAPRAKVIGPRGGHLFRRKTVSADHVTAHLCVSADGHFLPPAIIYKGSLPHQHYKDSVPSSWHFGHSENGYMDRDLFHKWFVNVFVPNCGRERPVILVMDNHDSHISIAVIEKAISEGIVLLGLPGHSTHILQPLDVNIISPLKDAYTKVAAGLGYLNTAVSVGKAKFPVVLKHAMDKIAPATIVNGFAKTGICPFSPSVIDTSQIVEPTFRDDANGGPDEPEVRTCGTCGSYITNPLVRRGLISNSLANILVPPPTEPQNKQQKRTWVVAEGRLISGNDMLSQLKEKEELAEKKKSESEKRKMEMKRKLKEEDDRMKKIKRMKEKEEREARKLKDKEMKSIRKQKKKEEQERKQKEKVAITRKRLFTEEQIMSANMYVCGDCKEKGRPDDEINGILWFGCDEETCGLWFHEHCLTQQAKEYLWESLENGEEWFCHCCKPWLYEE